The following proteins are encoded in a genomic region of Galbibacter sp. BG1:
- a CDS encoding Hsp20/alpha crystallin family protein, whose amino-acid sequence MSLVRRNNNLLPSFFDEVFKPDWFGGMENYGASVPAVNIKEADHEFSLELAAPGMKKDDFNVEVDKNILTISAEVKKENEEKEDGNGVYSRREFSYNSFKRVFTLPESVDSDKINASYEDGVLILALPKKEEALPKPKRLIEIA is encoded by the coding sequence ATGAGTTTAGTTAGAAGAAACAACAATTTGTTACCAAGCTTTTTTGATGAAGTTTTTAAACCAGATTGGTTCGGTGGGATGGAAAATTATGGAGCTTCCGTTCCTGCGGTAAATATTAAGGAGGCAGACCATGAGTTTTCGTTGGAATTGGCTGCTCCCGGAATGAAAAAAGACGATTTTAACGTAGAAGTGGATAAAAATATATTGACTATTTCTGCGGAAGTAAAAAAAGAAAATGAAGAAAAAGAGGATGGAAATGGCGTTTATAGCAGAAGGGAATTTAGTTATAATTCCTTTAAGCGAGTATTTACGCTTCCAGAATCTGTAGATAGCGATAAGATTAATGCATCTTATGAAGACGGCGTATTAATCTTGGCTCTTCCTAAAAAGGAGGAGGCGCTACCAAAACCAAAAAGATTGATAGAGATTGCATAA
- a CDS encoding ABC transporter permease: MKNLLSTEIFKLLKQGKTYYALAAIFIIEFLILIGAYFQGSAIIDILLSNLKESFYFEGTLLNGNLMIYLILNTLWFHLPLILMIIISGILTTEYKDNTIQTVMLQPVVKWKFISSKFLVGVLFTVVVVILTAFSAFFFSYLFFGKGDLVVYLGDLNFFEAEDAQNRLQLAFLSGINSMVFFSVVSLTIAVLLKEATKTWIVAAFFLILTNLLQKFESGNTIFNQWFFPKLNNTWQYFFYNEIPWDAIIHNNLVLFGYTILFFFIGIVVFNSRDIS; the protein is encoded by the coding sequence ATGAAAAACCTTCTATCCACCGAAATTTTTAAATTACTGAAACAGGGTAAAACCTACTATGCGCTAGCTGCTATTTTCATTATTGAGTTTCTAATTCTCATTGGTGCCTATTTTCAGGGGAGCGCTATAATCGATATTTTACTCAGCAACCTGAAGGAATCTTTTTACTTTGAAGGCACCCTGTTAAATGGAAACCTAATGATTTACTTAATATTAAACACTTTATGGTTTCATTTACCGCTGATATTAATGATTATTATTTCTGGCATTTTAACCACCGAATACAAAGATAATACGATACAAACCGTAATGCTTCAACCAGTGGTAAAATGGAAATTTATAAGCAGTAAGTTTTTGGTTGGAGTACTTTTTACTGTAGTAGTTGTAATTCTTACTGCTTTTTCTGCCTTCTTTTTTTCTTATTTATTTTTTGGAAAAGGGGACTTAGTAGTGTACTTGGGAGATCTTAATTTTTTCGAGGCGGAAGATGCCCAAAACCGACTACAGCTTGCTTTTCTTTCTGGTATAAACAGCATGGTTTTCTTTTCTGTTGTAAGTTTAACTATTGCTGTGCTTCTAAAGGAAGCCACCAAAACATGGATTGTAGCAGCTTTCTTTTTAATCTTAACCAACCTATTGCAAAAATTTGAAAGCGGCAACACCATTTTTAATCAATGGTTTTTCCCAAAATTAAATAACACCTGGCAGTACTTTTTTTACAATGAAATCCCTTGGGATGCTATTATTCATAATAATTTAGTGCTTTTTGGGTATACCATACTATTCTTTTTTATTGGCATAGTGGTTTTTAATTCCAGGGACATTAGTTAA
- a CDS encoding DUF2254 domain-containing protein: MKLLFRKLKAFFDSIESQIAFYPTVIAILGSVFAFIMIYLETLGASKYFRDNIPLLVLDNEETARAMLGVFIGGLISLMVFSFSMVMVLLNQASNNFSPRILPGLISNRKHQLVLGFYLATLLYCIFILVSIEPTADKDKIPGFSVLVSIILTVFCLAAFIYFIHSISQSIQINNILEHIYESSKNRLQSLVKDQRKHENNFPDTSNWHQYNSNRSGYFQNIAIDALIDISIDKETKFKILVAKGNFILDGVPLFSSEKELEDEVVEEILGAFLFAKGELIKNNYILAFKQITEITVKAMSPGINDPGTALNAIDYLTELFALRMKKEDLSIYYREDEQYIYQVSISFEELIYNVMASIRLYCKHDIIIVQKLLVMFKYLQYQPCADDSYKDVILNEVKVLAEESRKNLSNDRDLQTLEHYLEDFEVKD, from the coding sequence ATGAAGTTATTATTTAGAAAACTAAAGGCTTTCTTTGACAGTATTGAGAGTCAGATTGCTTTTTACCCAACTGTTATTGCCATATTAGGTTCTGTATTCGCCTTTATTATGATTTATTTGGAAACCTTGGGTGCCTCCAAATACTTTAGGGACAACATTCCACTATTGGTTTTGGATAATGAAGAAACTGCACGCGCCATGTTGGGCGTTTTTATAGGCGGGCTCATCTCTTTAATGGTATTTAGCTTCTCGATGGTAATGGTGCTTCTAAACCAAGCCTCCAACAATTTTTCCCCGAGGATCTTACCCGGGCTTATCTCCAACAGAAAGCATCAATTGGTTTTAGGCTTTTATTTGGCCACTTTGCTTTACTGTATTTTTATTCTGGTTTCTATTGAGCCAACCGCAGACAAAGATAAAATACCAGGCTTCTCCGTATTGGTTAGTATTATCCTCACCGTTTTTTGTTTGGCTGCCTTTATTTATTTTATTCATTCCATTTCGCAATCCATACAGATAAACAACATTCTCGAACATATCTATGAAAGCTCCAAAAACAGGTTGCAGAGCTTAGTAAAAGACCAAAGAAAGCACGAAAATAATTTTCCCGACACCTCCAATTGGCATCAGTACAACTCCAATAGGTCTGGTTATTTCCAAAATATTGCCATAGATGCCCTAATAGATATTTCGATAGATAAAGAAACCAAGTTTAAAATATTAGTGGCCAAAGGAAATTTTATTCTAGATGGAGTACCCTTATTTTCTTCTGAAAAAGAATTGGAAGATGAAGTTGTTGAAGAAATTTTAGGTGCCTTTCTTTTTGCGAAAGGAGAACTTATAAAAAACAATTATATTTTAGCTTTTAAGCAAATTACGGAGATTACGGTGAAAGCCATGTCCCCCGGCATAAATGATCCAGGTACTGCCCTCAACGCCATTGACTATTTAACAGAACTATTTGCGCTTCGAATGAAAAAAGAAGATTTAAGCATTTATTATCGCGAGGACGAACAATACATTTATCAAGTTTCCATAAGTTTTGAAGAACTCATATATAATGTCATGGCCTCTATTCGTCTTTATTGCAAACACGATATTATAATTGTACAAAAACTTTTGGTGATGTTTAAATACCTGCAATACCAGCCCTGTGCAGACGATAGCTATAAGGATGTTATCTTAAACGAAGTTAAAGTACTGGCGGAAGAGTCCCGCAAGAACCTTAGCAATGATAGGGACCTACAAACGTTAGAGCATTACTTAGAAGACTTCGAGGTAAAAGATTAA
- a CDS encoding alpha/beta hydrolase, with amino-acid sequence MMHFRLLAISAFCSFCTFSQDKIIPLYDGKIPNSTGISEKEIHTDNGLLEISNVQEPTLETFLPSKQNANGKAVIICPGGGYHYLAYHYAGTNFAKWFNSKGYTAFVLKYRLPIANTVKNKAEVPLQDAKRAIQVIRKNADKWNLNPESIGIMGLSAGGHVASTLATHFNSDTGIPKDPYKDISARPDFLILAFPVITMDKKYTHMGSRKALLGESPSEEKIKLYSNELQVTSETPPTFLVHCEDDKAVPVENSLLFYRGLTKHGVSAEMHLYPKGGHGFGLALNNKHLQSWTDRLYNWLDFIDNRQTED; translated from the coding sequence ATGATGCACTTTAGGTTATTGGCGATTTCTGCTTTCTGTTCCTTCTGTACTTTTTCCCAAGATAAAATAATTCCTTTGTACGATGGTAAAATTCCAAATAGTACCGGTATTTCTGAAAAAGAAATACATACAGATAATGGTCTTTTAGAAATTTCCAACGTTCAAGAACCAACTCTTGAAACTTTTTTACCCTCAAAACAAAACGCTAATGGAAAGGCTGTTATAATCTGTCCGGGGGGAGGATATCATTATTTAGCGTATCATTACGCAGGTACCAACTTTGCAAAATGGTTCAATAGTAAAGGTTATACGGCTTTTGTTTTAAAATATAGGCTCCCTATTGCCAACACCGTAAAAAATAAAGCTGAAGTTCCTCTGCAGGATGCAAAAAGAGCTATTCAGGTAATTAGAAAAAATGCGGATAAATGGAATTTAAACCCAGAAAGCATCGGTATCATGGGGCTTTCAGCGGGAGGACACGTGGCTTCTACGCTGGCAACCCATTTTAATTCAGATACCGGCATACCTAAAGATCCATATAAAGACATAAGCGCACGACCAGATTTTTTGATTTTGGCGTTTCCAGTAATTACCATGGATAAAAAATATACCCATATGGGATCTAGAAAAGCGCTACTGGGAGAGAGTCCTTCGGAAGAAAAAATTAAATTATACTCCAATGAACTTCAAGTAACTTCGGAAACACCACCAACATTTTTAGTGCATTGTGAAGACGATAAAGCAGTTCCAGTGGAAAATAGTTTACTATTCTATAGAGGACTTACCAAACATGGTGTTTCTGCGGAAATGCACCTTTATCCCAAAGGTGGTCATGGCTTTGGTTTGGCATTAAATAATAAACACCTACAGTCCTGGACAGACCGATTATACAATTGGCTTGATTTTATAGATAACAGACAAACCGAAGATTAA
- a CDS encoding phosphoadenylyl-sulfate reductase: MLTTEKRVFTNKQIEDLNKKYKPLTIHQRIAALYTDFDELEIMLTSSFAATSAFLLHLFSEVNKNQRVYFIDTGFHFPETLDYKERLTELYGLNVASISAVSEDHAFTVKDETYKKNPEFCCSINKVKPLDIIKNKYSVWVSGLMEWQSDHRSTLDIFEMRGEILKFYPLLDITKENRDDFIKEHQLPFHPLVAKGYNSIGCKHCTVPGEDRSGRWNNSPKTECGLHL, encoded by the coding sequence ATGCTTACAACGGAAAAAAGAGTATTTACCAATAAACAGATCGAAGATCTCAACAAAAAATACAAACCGCTCACAATTCATCAAAGAATTGCAGCGCTTTATACAGATTTTGATGAGTTAGAAATCATGCTTACCAGCTCTTTTGCGGCTACCTCGGCCTTTTTACTCCATCTATTTTCCGAAGTAAATAAAAATCAACGCGTCTACTTTATAGATACGGGATTTCACTTCCCTGAAACCTTGGATTATAAGGAAAGACTTACCGAATTATATGGATTGAATGTTGCGTCTATTAGTGCCGTTTCAGAAGATCATGCGTTTACCGTAAAAGATGAAACCTATAAGAAAAATCCAGAATTTTGTTGCTCGATAAACAAGGTAAAGCCACTAGACATTATAAAAAACAAATACAGTGTTTGGGTCTCGGGGCTTATGGAGTGGCAAAGCGACCATCGGTCGACGCTGGATATTTTTGAAATGCGTGGTGAAATTTTAAAGTTTTATCCCCTATTGGATATCACCAAAGAAAATAGGGACGATTTTATAAAAGAGCACCAATTACCTTTTCATCCTTTGGTAGCCAAAGGCTATAATTCCATAGGCTGTAAGCATTGCACAGTTCCTGGCGAAGATAGAAGCGGGAGATGGAACAACAGCCCTAAAACCGAATGTGGACTTCATTTATAA
- a CDS encoding M20 family metallopeptidase codes for MRIKYKAFLSLVYIIFVLQFNYAQFDSIPKIDSLNHVSTSLGKLNDSNIEKYLSEYVKFASISGHEKEAGEWLKKVCENNGLSITQMGNKDAEYNFTASLYPLSSGLPNIVFLNHIDVVPAGDLDKWEYPPFSGEITDTEIWGRGSWDNKGNAIMQLFSVVEILNKYKDIQLPFNVTFLAVSCEETQCRGGAEYVIEHYLDELNPAVVIGEGPPAIKGALQTRPEKAVFPISVAHKRALWLELKLKINTSAHGSVTPLHYANKEMVIALDNLLGKKQKAVYTDLNVKMLKDMGKLEKGLTGFAMRHPRLFRMFITPQLRKQPELFSIFSNTITLTSLESNNDVVNVIPSEATALLDCRLLPEASKDEFIEDIKRRLKNDNIEVSVIYSMPKMESSDDKSIFYKNLKNAITKTYPNTDVITILLPNTSDAGVFRAKGISTFTTVPIQLDMSYLDNIHSENERIPRGVLVKGKETYTNFIEECLNDDKEEKKKKFLIFNTKE; via the coding sequence ATGCGTATTAAATATAAGGCTTTTTTAAGCTTGGTTTATATAATTTTTGTCTTACAATTCAATTATGCCCAATTCGATTCTATACCAAAAATAGATTCCTTAAATCACGTTTCGACTTCTTTAGGGAAGTTAAATGACTCGAATATTGAAAAATATTTAAGCGAATACGTAAAGTTTGCATCTATAAGTGGTCATGAAAAAGAGGCAGGGGAATGGTTAAAAAAGGTTTGCGAAAATAACGGATTGTCCATAACACAAATGGGGAATAAAGATGCGGAATATAATTTTACAGCTTCACTATATCCGCTTTCTTCCGGTTTGCCAAATATTGTTTTTCTCAACCACATCGATGTAGTTCCTGCGGGGGATTTGGATAAATGGGAATACCCGCCCTTTTCAGGAGAAATTACCGATACCGAAATATGGGGGCGTGGTTCTTGGGATAATAAAGGAAATGCCATCATGCAATTGTTTAGTGTGGTGGAAATTTTAAATAAATACAAAGACATACAATTACCATTTAACGTAACTTTTTTGGCAGTTTCCTGCGAAGAAACCCAGTGTAGGGGAGGTGCCGAGTACGTCATTGAGCATTATTTGGATGAATTAAATCCGGCCGTGGTAATAGGCGAAGGACCACCAGCGATTAAAGGAGCCCTACAAACCAGGCCCGAAAAAGCAGTCTTTCCAATCTCTGTAGCGCACAAAAGAGCCCTTTGGCTTGAATTAAAACTTAAAATTAATACTTCTGCCCATGGTTCGGTCACTCCATTGCATTATGCCAACAAGGAGATGGTTATAGCATTGGATAATTTATTGGGTAAGAAACAAAAAGCAGTTTATACCGATCTTAATGTGAAAATGCTGAAGGATATGGGGAAATTGGAAAAAGGACTTACTGGCTTTGCCATGCGCCACCCCAGACTTTTTAGAATGTTTATTACGCCGCAACTACGCAAACAACCCGAGCTTTTCTCTATTTTTTCCAATACCATAACCCTTACCAGTTTAGAAAGTAATAACGATGTGGTAAATGTAATACCCAGTGAAGCTACCGCCCTTTTAGATTGCCGTTTATTGCCCGAGGCTTCAAAAGATGAATTTATTGAAGATATAAAAAGACGATTAAAAAATGACAATATTGAAGTTTCCGTAATCTATTCCATGCCAAAAATGGAATCTTCCGATGATAAAAGTATTTTTTATAAAAACCTTAAAAACGCGATTACCAAGACATACCCGAATACGGATGTTATTACGATTTTACTTCCAAACACCAGTGATGCAGGGGTTTTTAGGGCCAAAGGAATTTCTACGTTTACCACGGTTCCCATTCAGTTGGATATGAGTTATTTGGATAATATCCATAGTGAAAATGAACGTATTCCCCGTGGTGTTTTGGTAAAAGGAAAAGAAACATACACCAATTTTATAGAAGAGTGCTTAAATGATGATAAAGAGGAAAAGAAAAAGAAATTTTTAATTTTTAATACAAAAGAATAA
- a CDS encoding alpha/beta hydrolase has translation MKTNPLITSLLLFLLATSSIFCQEIIPLYEGKIPNRLEKEAKEIQEEDGILKISNVQKPTLEAYYPAKRYANGKAVIICPGGGYHILAYDWEGTDIAKWYNSKGYAAFVLKYRLPIANTVINKNEVPLQDAKRAIQIVRKNAVAWGLKEDGIGVMGFSAGGHLASTLGTHFNQDTKIPNDPYKDISARPDFMVLVYPVITMKDSSTHSGSKNALLGENPSEELIKRYSNELQVTPDTPPTFLVHSQDDIGVSVENSLLFYKALKEKNVPSEMHLYPKGGHGFGLALSNDHLKTWPDRLFEWLEFLEVENQ, from the coding sequence ATGAAAACCAACCCATTAATTACATCCTTATTGCTGTTTTTGTTAGCAACCAGCAGTATATTCTGCCAAGAGATCATTCCACTTTACGAGGGGAAAATACCAAATAGACTGGAGAAAGAAGCCAAGGAAATCCAGGAAGAAGACGGTATTTTAAAAATATCGAATGTGCAAAAACCTACTTTAGAGGCTTATTATCCAGCAAAAAGATATGCCAATGGCAAGGCGGTAATTATTTGTCCTGGTGGTGGTTATCATATCTTGGCTTACGATTGGGAAGGAACCGATATTGCCAAATGGTATAATTCTAAAGGGTACGCAGCATTTGTATTGAAATACCGCTTGCCAATAGCAAATACAGTAATCAATAAGAATGAAGTCCCCTTGCAAGATGCAAAAAGAGCGATTCAAATTGTAAGGAAAAATGCCGTAGCTTGGGGATTAAAGGAAGATGGAATTGGTGTAATGGGATTTTCCGCGGGAGGACATTTGGCATCTACATTGGGAACTCATTTTAATCAAGATACCAAAATACCAAACGACCCCTATAAAGACATAAGCGCCCGACCAGATTTTATGGTTCTGGTGTATCCTGTAATTACCATGAAGGACAGCTCCACCCATTCGGGTTCTAAAAATGCGTTATTGGGAGAGAATCCTTCTGAAGAATTGATAAAAAGATATTCCAATGAGCTTCAGGTAACCCCAGACACACCCCCTACATTTTTAGTACACTCTCAAGACGATATCGGTGTTTCTGTTGAGAATAGTTTATTGTTTTACAAGGCTTTAAAAGAAAAAAATGTGCCCTCTGAAATGCATTTATATCCAAAGGGAGGTCATGGCTTTGGTTTGGCGCTCAGCAACGATCATTTAAAAACATGGCCCGACCGTTTGTTTGAATGGCTAGAATTTTTGGAAGTCGAAAACCAATAG
- a CDS encoding ABC transporter ATP-binding protein has protein sequence MIIAKDISKNYGNLKALEKVTLSCKKGEIVGLLGRNGAGKTTLFKIFFGLVKPNSGTLTIDSNRPKPIGGIIEKPALYEYLNAKENLKVFSKIQGLQVNNNTIEAQLLKVGLSPERIDPVKNYSLGMKQRLGIAVALLNNPEYLILDEPFSGLDPIGIKSIRELILQLVEQQQIGIIISSHIIEELHKICDTLYIINKGKIINSGKTQEIISKNTHSYVIYASGIENSTTLEKYPCVLRKNNARVNISQEKVPELLQQLAQENIHITACVPEVNFDELFEPEL, from the coding sequence ATGATTATCGCTAAGGATATTTCCAAAAACTACGGAAACCTAAAAGCGCTCGAGAAAGTTACCCTTTCCTGCAAAAAAGGAGAGATTGTAGGGCTACTCGGAAGAAACGGTGCTGGAAAAACCACCTTGTTTAAAATATTCTTTGGACTTGTAAAACCCAATTCCGGAACGCTTACCATAGATTCAAACAGACCAAAACCAATTGGTGGTATAATTGAAAAACCTGCGCTTTACGAATACTTAAATGCAAAAGAGAATCTAAAAGTCTTTTCCAAAATTCAAGGACTCCAGGTGAATAATAATACCATAGAAGCGCAATTGTTAAAAGTGGGACTTTCGCCTGAAAGGATTGATCCGGTAAAAAATTATTCTCTTGGAATGAAACAACGGTTGGGAATAGCCGTGGCATTACTCAATAATCCCGAATATTTAATTTTAGATGAACCCTTTTCTGGACTGGATCCCATCGGTATAAAATCCATTCGGGAGCTTATTTTGCAGCTGGTAGAACAGCAGCAGATTGGGATTATTATATCCTCCCACATCATTGAAGAGCTTCATAAAATTTGCGACACTCTTTATATTATCAACAAAGGAAAAATAATAAACAGTGGTAAAACCCAGGAAATTATAAGTAAAAACACCCATTCTTACGTTATTTATGCTTCAGGAATAGAAAATTCAACAACACTAGAAAAGTATCCATGCGTGCTCAGAAAAAATAATGCCCGTGTAAACATTTCACAGGAAAAAGTACCAGAACTCCTTCAGCAATTGGCACAGGAAAATATACATATTACAGCATGCGTCCCAGAAGTTAATTTTGATGAATTGTTTGAGCCAGAATTATGA
- a CDS encoding TerB family tellurite resistance protein, whose protein sequence is MSEKEQKLSLLSEMIALIQADHVVNEQEYNFIYAIAKHMSVPKEDLDALFNSKTAKYIPPTPESERILQFHRLVLLMNIDEQQHPNEIKRLKEFGLRMGLSPFAMDRVLQTMDNYPNRVVPPEILVNIFKTYYN, encoded by the coding sequence ATGAGTGAAAAAGAGCAAAAACTTAGTCTGCTATCGGAAATGATAGCACTTATACAAGCCGATCATGTGGTTAATGAACAAGAGTATAATTTTATTTATGCGATTGCCAAACATATGAGTGTTCCCAAAGAAGATCTGGATGCTCTTTTTAATTCCAAAACTGCAAAATACATCCCGCCAACGCCAGAATCTGAAAGAATCCTGCAATTCCATCGATTGGTTTTGCTAATGAATATCGATGAGCAACAGCATCCCAATGAGATCAAACGTCTAAAAGAGTTTGGTTTGCGAATGGGGCTTAGCCCTTTTGCAATGGACAGAGTGCTGCAAACCATGGATAATTACCCGAATAGGGTTGTGCCGCCAGAAATTCTGGTAAATATATTTAAAACTTACTACAATTAA
- a CDS encoding DUF5060 domain-containing protein yields the protein MPLKFKFLITSLFFVFINVITIHAKYVVKKWDVLTITFQSKQMVESPLLQEINVIFENDDRQLVVPAFYNGGKEWMVRFNAPEEGNWRFYVEANGVSVKPTKGTIEVMPNSENNHGSVVVSKENRRKFNYQDGSPYNALAFEADWLFALDATNGNDIPKTKELVSHIRENKFNQVVMNVYAYDASWGEKDKVKPENNYAKPSFFPFEGSNENPEYSNLNIAFFKHLDRVLEHLKEEGIVSHLMIYVWNKKVNWPEPNSEADNMFFDYVVKRYQGFPNLIWDVSKEALDYGRDDMGYITERIERLKKLDAYDRLVTVHDYNYCKAHPDKVDFISIQQWSPNLHHLMLDTWEKYDNKPVMNIEHGGYEKTMHSIFDGQYTDPLVCLDRNYQCVFAGTYSTYYWQNTSWYNVIPDPFSLPEEEQPHFRYYKYLAEFMAKYNFERLSPTQFSFTPYALSNKQNTCIFYVTGGMTSVNGHMTDSVLNGHEVKVTWFDPLTGTYSDGGTYSFKDIVWMHLEIPSALKNQNAIVILEKI from the coding sequence ATGCCGTTAAAATTCAAATTCTTAATTACCAGTTTATTTTTTGTTTTTATAAATGTAATTACCATTCATGCGAAATATGTTGTAAAGAAATGGGATGTTTTAACCATTACTTTTCAGTCAAAACAAATGGTTGAGTCACCATTACTACAAGAAATAAATGTAATTTTCGAAAACGATGATAGGCAATTAGTAGTTCCCGCTTTCTACAATGGGGGAAAAGAGTGGATGGTTCGTTTTAACGCACCCGAAGAGGGGAATTGGAGATTTTATGTGGAGGCCAATGGAGTTTCTGTAAAACCTACCAAAGGTACTATAGAGGTGATGCCAAATAGTGAGAACAATCATGGCAGCGTGGTGGTCTCTAAGGAAAATAGGCGAAAATTTAACTATCAAGATGGCTCTCCATACAATGCTTTGGCGTTTGAAGCCGATTGGTTATTTGCTCTGGATGCCACCAACGGAAATGACATTCCAAAAACAAAAGAACTGGTGTCCCATATCAGGGAAAATAAGTTTAATCAAGTAGTCATGAATGTATATGCCTACGATGCCAGCTGGGGCGAAAAGGATAAAGTTAAGCCAGAAAACAATTATGCGAAACCTTCTTTTTTTCCATTCGAAGGAAGTAATGAAAATCCCGAATATTCCAATTTAAATATAGCGTTTTTTAAACATTTAGACCGAGTTTTAGAACACTTGAAGGAAGAAGGTATTGTATCCCATTTAATGATTTATGTATGGAATAAAAAAGTGAATTGGCCTGAGCCGAACTCTGAAGCGGATAATATGTTTTTTGATTATGTGGTGAAAAGATATCAAGGTTTCCCTAATTTAATATGGGATGTTTCTAAAGAGGCTTTAGATTACGGAAGGGATGATATGGGGTATATTACCGAGCGAATAGAGCGACTAAAAAAACTGGATGCTTACGATCGTTTGGTTACCGTACACGATTATAATTATTGTAAGGCTCATCCCGATAAGGTCGATTTTATTTCGATACAGCAGTGGAGTCCGAATCTACATCATCTAATGCTCGATACATGGGAAAAATACGATAACAAGCCTGTAATGAATATCGAGCACGGTGGCTATGAAAAAACCATGCATTCCATTTTCGACGGCCAGTATACCGATCCTTTGGTGTGTTTAGATAGAAACTATCAATGTGTTTTTGCCGGTACTTACAGTACTTATTATTGGCAAAACACATCTTGGTATAACGTTATTCCCGATCCCTTTTCCTTGCCGGAAGAAGAACAGCCGCACTTTCGATATTATAAATATTTAGCTGAATTTATGGCCAAATACAATTTTGAAAGATTAAGTCCGACACAGTTTTCTTTTACGCCTTATGCGCTGTCCAATAAACAAAATACCTGTATATTTTACGTTACAGGTGGCATGACATCGGTAAACGGACATATGACAGATTCAGTTTTAAACGGGCATGAGGTTAAGGTCACTTGGTTCGATCCTTTAACGGGAACGTATAGCGATGGCGGAACCTATAGTTTTAAAGATATAGTTTGGATGCATTTAGAAATCCCTTCAGCATTAAAGAATCAAAACGCTATTGTTATTTTAGAAAAGATATAG